The nucleotide sequence ATAGAACAATATCGCTAATTGGTAGGAAACACGACTTTGGATTATTTTAATTATCAGGATGATGGCCAGCTATGGGCCGAAAACGTCCCACTAGAACAAATTGCTCAGCAATACGGTACACCACTTTATGTATATTCACGCGCGACTCTTGAGCGCCACTGGAATGCATTTGATAAAGCCGTTAGCGAACATCCGCACCTGGTCTGTTATGCAGTAAAAGCAAACGGCAACATTGGTGTACTGAATGCACTGGCTCGTCTGGGCTCTGGCTTTGATATCGTATCAGGCGGTGAGCTTGAGCGTGTTATCGCAGCTGGTGGTGATGCATCTAAAGTTGTTTTTTCCGGCGTTGGTAAAACAGAAGCCGAAATGAAGCGCGCTCTGGAACTGAAGATTAAGTGTTTCAACGTTGAATCAGAGCCGGAACTGGAACGCCTTAACAAGGTTGCCGGCGAGCTGGGTGTTAAAGCGCCTATCTCTCTGAGAATCAACCCGGACGTAGACGCAAAAACGCACCCTTATATTTCTACCGGTCTGCGTGACAACAAGTTCGGTATCGCTTTTGACAGAGCAAGAGAAGTTTATAAGTTTGCAGACAGCCTTGAGTTTATCGAGGTTCATGGTATCGACTGCCATATCGGTTCACAGCTGACAGAGATTGAACCCTTTATCGATGCCACTGACCGACTGCTGGCACTGATCGATGCTCTGATTACTGATGGTATTCATATCAAGCACCTGGATGTTGGTGGTGGTCTTGGTGTTATCTACCGTGACGAACTGCCTCCTCAGCCATCCGATTACGCAAAGGCGCTGCTTGCACGCCTTGAGAATCATCCTGAGATTGAGCTGATCTTCGAACCAGGCCGCGCTATCGCAGCTAACGCCGGCGTTCTGCTGACTAAAGTAGAATTCCTCAAGCACACTGAATTTAAGAACTTCGCTATTGTTGATGCAGCGATGAACGATCTGATGCGCCCTGCACTTTACTCTGCATGGCAGGAAATCGTACCTGTAACACCTCGTGAAGGTGAAGCAAACACTTACGATATCGTTGGCCCTGTATGTGAAACCGGCGACTTCCTCGGCAAAGACCGCGAACTGACACTTGAGCAGGATGACCTGCTGGCCGTTCGTTCTGCCGGTGCTTATGGCTTTACCATGTCTTCAAACTATAACGCCAGAGTAAGAGCGGCTGAAGTTATGGTTGATGGTGATGCGGTTCACCTGATCAGAGAACGCGAGAAGATTTCAGATCTTTGGAATCTGGAACACCTGCTACCGGAGTAAAATAAACCACTATGCATTTCCATTTTTCTAAAATGCACGGGCTGGGTAATGACTTTATGGTCGTTGACTGCATTACCCAGAACATCTTCTTTTCTCCGGATTTGATCCGCCGTCTGGCGGATCGCAATACAGGCATCGGTTTTGATCAGCTTTTGGTTGTCGAAGCTCCTTATGACCCGGAAACAGACTTCCACTACCGTATTTTCAATTCTGACGGTGGTGAAGTTGAGCAGTGCGGAAACGGCGCACGCTGTTTCGCCCGCTTTGTCAGAATGAAAGGCCTGACAAATAAGTACAGCATTGATGTCAGCACCAAGAAGGGCAAGATTGTCCTGAAGGTGGAAGAGAATGACCTTGTGACCGTCAATATGGGTGAACCGGTTTTTGAACCGGGCAAGATTCCTTTTAAGGCCAAAAAGGAAGAGAAAACCTATATCCTTCGCGCTGACGAACATACTCTGTTTTGTGGAGCGGTCAGCATGGGCAACCCGCATGTGGTTACTGTGGTTGATGACGTAGACACCGCAGATGTTGAAACGCTTGGTCCTCTGCTTGAGTCTCATGAGAGATTCCCCCAGCGTGCCAATGCCGGATTTATGCAGGTAGTAAGCCGTGAAGAAATACGTCTGCGTGTATACGAACGTGGTGCAGGTGAAACACAGGCTTGTGGTACAGGCGCATGTGGCGCAGTTGCTGTTGGTATCGTTCAGGGTCTGCTGGATAACAAAGTAAAAGTTAACCTGCCAGGCGGCGAACTGACCATACAGTGGGAAGGCCCGGGTCATCCGCTTTATATGACTGGACCTGTAGCCCATGTTTTCGATGGCCAGATCTCCTGCTAACCCAACAGATCAAAAGAGGACATATTGTGTCTCAGATAGAAGCGGGCGCTTTATCCGCTGAAATTGTAGAAGAGTATTTAAGAGATCATCCGGACTTTCTCAAGAACAGACCGGCACTGATCGAAAAGCTGTCCCTGTCTCATAAAGAGCAGGGAGCTGTCTCTCTGGTAGAGATTCAGCTTCGCAGACAAAGAGAAAAAATCGCCGAACTGGAAGAAGAGATCACTCAGCTGATGTCTCTTGCGGCTAAAAACGATAAAACCTTTTACGAGTTTATGGAGCTGCAGGAGCAGGTTCTGAAATGCTCAACGGTTAATGAGCTGATCACCGCCGTTGCGCAGAAAGCAGCTTCTCTTGGCCTTAAAGGCTATGTTCGCCTGATAGACAGCCCGGAAAAGGCACACTACCTGAGCTACGATAACTGGCACAGTTTTGCAGCCAGCCACTTCAATGGCAAAGATGCGTACCTGGGAAGACTGAGAAAAGCAGACCGTGAACTGCTGTTTGGTAATGAGAGCGTCCCTGAGCTTGGCTCCTATGTGGTTCTGTCACTAACCAAGCATAAGCCTCTGGGCGTTATCGCATTCTCCAGCGAAGATGGCGGCCACTTTCAGCCAAATATGGACACCCTGTTCCTGAAACACCTTGCGCTGACGGTTTCTCACCTGGTTTCCTGCATGACATCAAGTTGTGGGGACACTGACCATGTCATCGAACAAACCCCTGCCTGATAGTTTAAGCGCTTCTCTGGAGCGCTTTCTCGAATATCTCAGAGCTGAGCGAGGGCTTAGCCAGCATACGATAAAGAACTACCGGCAACAGCTTGAAATCATTAGTCAGCTCTTTCATGAAAGAGGTTTAGAGCACTGGGAAGACATAGATCCCAGTTGGGTCCGGCACCTGGTTACTCTGTGTGTAAAACAGGATATAAAACCCAGCAGCATTTCCACCCGCCTCTCTTCCCTGAGAAGTTTCTTTGACTACCTGATCTTACAGGGCGAACTCTCTGCCAATCCGGCAAAAGGTATTAGCGCGCCAAGAAAAGAGAAAAGACTGCCTAAAAATATAGATGTGGATTCCGTTAATCAGTTGCTCGAAGTAGATGAAAGCGATCCGCTGGCCGTCCGTGACAGAGCTATTATGGAGCTGATGTACGGAACCGGTCTGCGACTGGCAGAACTGGTGGATATCAACCTTAAAGATATTCACACTCAGAAAGATGAGCTACGGGTTGTGGGTAAAGGAAATAAAGAACGTAAGGTTCCTTTTACCGGTTATGCCAGAGAGTGGGTCAGCAAGTGGCTGAAAGTTCGCCCCGCTCTGGTAAAGGATGCCGATGAGCCTGCACTGTTTCTCTCAAAACTCGGCCGCCGGATCTCGCACCGGAATATACAGAAAAGAATGGAAGAGTGGGGATTAAAGCAAGGCGTTGCCAGCCATATTTCCCCGCACAAACTACGCCACTCCTTTGCAACACATATTCTGGAATCCAGCGGAAACCTCAGAGCAGTTCAGGAACTGCTGGGGCATGAGAACATCTCAACCACTCAGGTTTATACGCACCTGAATTTCCAACACCTGGCTCAGGAATACGATAAAGCCCATCCCCGAGCAAAGAAAAACAAGTGAAACCACTATGCTGATATACCGAAGCCCTAAGCCAGTTAAGGCCATGACATTTGATCTGGATGACACACTCTACGACAACAAGCCCGTTATCCAGAATGTAGAACGAGAAATGGTTAAGTGGCTTCACACCCATCACCCGGTTTCGTCAACGATTCCGGTCACCCACTGGCAGCAGATAAAAAGGGAGATAGCCTTAGCTAACCCTGAAATATGCCATGATGTGACGCTCTGGCGCCAGACTCAGATTCAGGAAGGACTGACCCGTTTAGGCTATGCTCAGGAGCAGGCTGAAAATGCGGCTAAGGATGGTATCGAGCATGCGTTATGGCTGCGAAATCAGGTAGATGTTCCATGTGAAACACATGAGGTTATGGAAAAACTGGCCAGCAAAATCCCCCTTATCGCCATTACCAATGGCAATGTTGACCCGGAGAAAATCGGTATTGCTCACTACTTCCGCCAGGTATATAAAGCAGGCCCGGACGGAAAAGCCAAACCTTTTTCAGATATGTTTGATTTAAGCGCAGCACACCTGAAGATAAACCGGGAAAACATTCTGCATGTTGGCGATCACCTGAGAACCGACGTGTGCGGTGCTAAAAATGCAGGCTTTCAGGCTTGCTGGACCAACTACTCGGGTCAGACCATCAGGGATACAAAAAAAGCCCGTATACTGCCCGATATAGAAATTTGTGACCTGTCCGAGCTTCTTGCTTTAGTCTGATACTACGTATTGTTTAAAAATGCGACACCAGTAATGACTCAATACTGACAATTTCATACAATGTTCGTAACAAACTAGAACTAAGATTCTAGGGTTTTACTAAGATTAAATTTATTTCCCCCGAAGAAAGATAACGTCAGACAGGTATCAAAGTAAGTAATGCGCAACTTTTCATTCATCGTTGCCGATGAACAACAACTGCTGGACAGCTTAAACAAGCTGGATCTGAGTCCGGCGAATACATACCTGATCCAGATATGCTCCACTCAGGGTGCGGAGCATGGATTGGCGTTCAGCGAAATTATCCGTTCAGAGCTTACCACTGCAACGGTGATCGGACACAGTACCAGCAACTATATTTATAACGCGGAAATCAAAGAACACGGAAGCCTGATTCTTATCACCGAGTTTACCGATACCAGGCTCACTTCCGCTCTGATCCCCATATCCGAAAACCAGACTCAGGATAGCCTGTCCCTTACTGACCGGCTGGCTATGTCGTCCGAAACCAAAGCGGTTATCAGCTTCGCCGATGGGATTACCTCCAAAGACCGGGCTCTGTACAGCAGTTTCGATGCATTGCAGAACGAAGTGCCTGTCGCGGGCGGTGCAGCACAGCAGAATGCTCACGGCACCTGGGTATTACTAAACAGCCAGATAGCAAAGCACGCCGTGGCTGCTGTTGCTTTACACGGAGATAAGCTGAGTATCTGGCATGGCGGTTTTATCGAATGGAACCCTGTCGGGCGCTTTTTCGAAGTGACTGAAGTGGAAGGGAATGCCGTTGTTAGCCTGAATAACCAGCCCTGTTACGATGTTTACAGGCACTACCTTGCGGAAGATAAGTCACTTAGCATTTATGATCTGAATAGCTTTCCTCTGATGTTAGGAAACCGGACACGGCAAAACGTCTTTGTTCCCACCCGGATTTTACCCGATGGCGCTATCGAGTTTAATGAGCCATTGACGGTTGGAGATAAGGTTCGTTTTAGCTATAACCACCCTTCTCTGACTCTGGAACAGGTTCAGAACGAAGCAGAACAACTTGTTGTCGACCTGCCGGACATCCTGTTTATTTACAACTGCTCTTCCCGGTTAAACTTTGCAGAAAGCAATAACGAGTTAAAAGCATTTCAGGCCGTAGCACCAACACAGGGAAGTTATTTTGCAGCCGAGCTCTGCAGGACAAATCAGCAGTATATTTTACATCATAGCCTGACTTATCTTGCCCTGAGGGAAGGTGAGCCAGATGTAAACCGGGTGGAACGTAGCAAGCAAGACACGAAAAGAGACAAAATATCGCCTCTGTTTTCTCTGATTCACAACGCCATTGCTGATGCTGACAAGATGCACTCCAGCATGGAGCTCAGGCTGAAAGAACAGACCAGAAAACTGACGGAGAGCTATCGTGTCGACCTCCGGACTTCTCTTCCTAACCGGGTAGCTCTGCGGGAAAGGCTGCAAAAGATGCGCCTCAACGACCATCTGGTCACGATGAAGCTGACTAACTTCCGGCAGATCAACGAAAAATATGGCTACCAGATAGGCGATCAGTTACTGCGTGAGCTTAGCCAATTTGGAAGCCGCTATTTTGAGTCCCGCTTCCCGGGTAACTATATCTTCAGTATCGGCGTCGGTGAGTGGGCGCTAGTGCTTAAATCTGATGCGACAACCTCATCCATTAAGCGCGAGCTTTACGAGTTCACCGAAAAACTGGAACACATAGACTTTAAACCAGAAGGGATATCCGAGATGGATTACCTTTCTGTCTCCCTGAATACTGGTTTAATCAGCCGCCGGGATTATCCCGAACTGTCTGTAGATGAAATGCTGATAAAGTCCATTGAGGCCAGACGCTGGGCAAGAATCAACAATCACCATGTCTGCAACGCCAAACAGCTGGAGCCGGAGAATGATAAGCGTCAGTCTCAACTGAACTGGTTGTCCTGTGTCAGCAAAGCCATTATCAGTAACAACGTACTGACCTATGCTCAGCCTATCGTAGAGGCGAATAGCCATAAAGAAGTGGCTTGTGAGTGCCTGGTCCGGATAAAAGATGGTGAAAGACTGATCTCTCCGGGACAGTTTCTGCCGATAATCGAAGGCACTCATCTGTATACCCGCTTAAGCAGGCAGATGATCACCAATACCTTCTCTCTGATGAAAGAACGTCAGGAGGCCTTTTCCATCAACCTGTCGCCTCAGGATATGCTCAGTGACAAGACCATTAAGATTCTTGAGCAATACCTGCTGGCCTTTGATGACCCTTCCCGGGTAGGCCTGGAAGTGCTTGAATCCCAGCAGATACACGATTATGGCCGTATGATTGAGGTCTGTAATCACCTGAAAAACCTTGGCGCACGGATCATTGTCGATGACTTTGGCTCAGGCTACTCAAATATCGAT is from Vibrio sp. JC009 and encodes:
- the lysA gene encoding diaminopimelate decarboxylase; its protein translation is MDYFNYQDDGQLWAENVPLEQIAQQYGTPLYVYSRATLERHWNAFDKAVSEHPHLVCYAVKANGNIGVLNALARLGSGFDIVSGGELERVIAAGGDASKVVFSGVGKTEAEMKRALELKIKCFNVESEPELERLNKVAGELGVKAPISLRINPDVDAKTHPYISTGLRDNKFGIAFDRAREVYKFADSLEFIEVHGIDCHIGSQLTEIEPFIDATDRLLALIDALITDGIHIKHLDVGGGLGVIYRDELPPQPSDYAKALLARLENHPEIELIFEPGRAIAANAGVLLTKVEFLKHTEFKNFAIVDAAMNDLMRPALYSAWQEIVPVTPREGEANTYDIVGPVCETGDFLGKDRELTLEQDDLLAVRSAGAYGFTMSSNYNARVRAAEVMVDGDAVHLIREREKISDLWNLEHLLPE
- a CDS encoding DUF484 family protein, whose amino-acid sequence is MSQIEAGALSAEIVEEYLRDHPDFLKNRPALIEKLSLSHKEQGAVSLVEIQLRRQREKIAELEEEITQLMSLAAKNDKTFYEFMELQEQVLKCSTVNELITAVAQKAASLGLKGYVRLIDSPEKAHYLSYDNWHSFAASHFNGKDAYLGRLRKADRELLFGNESVPELGSYVVLSLTKHKPLGVIAFSSEDGGHFQPNMDTLFLKHLALTVSHLVSCMTSSCGDTDHVIEQTPA
- the yigB gene encoding 5-amino-6-(5-phospho-D-ribitylamino)uracil phosphatase YigB, which gives rise to MLIYRSPKPVKAMTFDLDDTLYDNKPVIQNVEREMVKWLHTHHPVSSTIPVTHWQQIKREIALANPEICHDVTLWRQTQIQEGLTRLGYAQEQAENAAKDGIEHALWLRNQVDVPCETHEVMEKLASKIPLIAITNGNVDPEKIGIAHYFRQVYKAGPDGKAKPFSDMFDLSAAHLKINRENILHVGDHLRTDVCGAKNAGFQACWTNYSGQTIRDTKKARILPDIEICDLSELLALV
- the dapF gene encoding diaminopimelate epimerase: MHFHFSKMHGLGNDFMVVDCITQNIFFSPDLIRRLADRNTGIGFDQLLVVEAPYDPETDFHYRIFNSDGGEVEQCGNGARCFARFVRMKGLTNKYSIDVSTKKGKIVLKVEENDLVTVNMGEPVFEPGKIPFKAKKEEKTYILRADEHTLFCGAVSMGNPHVVTVVDDVDTADVETLGPLLESHERFPQRANAGFMQVVSREEIRLRVYERGAGETQACGTGACGAVAVGIVQGLLDNKVKVNLPGGELTIQWEGPGHPLYMTGPVAHVFDGQISC
- a CDS encoding EAL domain-containing protein, whose protein sequence is MRNFSFIVADEQQLLDSLNKLDLSPANTYLIQICSTQGAEHGLAFSEIIRSELTTATVIGHSTSNYIYNAEIKEHGSLILITEFTDTRLTSALIPISENQTQDSLSLTDRLAMSSETKAVISFADGITSKDRALYSSFDALQNEVPVAGGAAQQNAHGTWVLLNSQIAKHAVAAVALHGDKLSIWHGGFIEWNPVGRFFEVTEVEGNAVVSLNNQPCYDVYRHYLAEDKSLSIYDLNSFPLMLGNRTRQNVFVPTRILPDGAIEFNEPLTVGDKVRFSYNHPSLTLEQVQNEAEQLVVDLPDILFIYNCSSRLNFAESNNELKAFQAVAPTQGSYFAAELCRTNQQYILHHSLTYLALREGEPDVNRVERSKQDTKRDKISPLFSLIHNAIADADKMHSSMELRLKEQTRKLTESYRVDLRTSLPNRVALRERLQKMRLNDHLVTMKLTNFRQINEKYGYQIGDQLLRELSQFGSRYFESRFPGNYIFSIGVGEWALVLKSDATTSSIKRELYEFTEKLEHIDFKPEGISEMDYLSVSLNTGLISRRDYPELSVDEMLIKSIEARRWARINNHHVCNAKQLEPENDKRQSQLNWLSCVSKAIISNNVLTYAQPIVEANSHKEVACECLVRIKDGERLISPGQFLPIIEGTHLYTRLSRQMITNTFSLMKERQEAFSINLSPQDMLSDKTIKILEQYLLAFDDPSRVGLEVLESQQIHDYGRMIEVCNHLKNLGARIIVDDFGSGYSNIDEIIKLEPQVIKIDGSLIKNIDTDPRQRKVTQTMIQLCKVVGATTVAEFVHNEQVCKIAEDLGVDFLQGYYFGEPTLLG
- the xerC gene encoding tyrosine recombinase XerC, producing MTMSSNKPLPDSLSASLERFLEYLRAERGLSQHTIKNYRQQLEIISQLFHERGLEHWEDIDPSWVRHLVTLCVKQDIKPSSISTRLSSLRSFFDYLILQGELSANPAKGISAPRKEKRLPKNIDVDSVNQLLEVDESDPLAVRDRAIMELMYGTGLRLAELVDINLKDIHTQKDELRVVGKGNKERKVPFTGYAREWVSKWLKVRPALVKDADEPALFLSKLGRRISHRNIQKRMEEWGLKQGVASHISPHKLRHSFATHILESSGNLRAVQELLGHENISTTQVYTHLNFQHLAQEYDKAHPRAKKNK